The Methanocella arvoryzae MRE50 genome includes a region encoding these proteins:
- the ftsZ gene encoding cell division protein FtsZ, with amino-acid sequence MEPSIFNTVSKAAKQIDDKGEIIDSEEYQANIIDGEGQIAAPTDIGISDEEIMQMMKEMKTNVVVVGCGGGGSNSIARMAREGISGAKLYAVNTDAQHLLHTHADKKFLIGKKLTRGFGAGSLPEVGEGAAKESLNEIKAALIKSDMVFITCGLGGGTGTGSAPVVAQAAKESGALTIAVVTTPFKAEGAIRKRNADWGLAKLRESADTVIVVPNDKLLEVVPDLPVQKAFRVADAVLTHAVKGITELVTKPGLVNLDFADIRTVMSNGGVAMIGLGEGSGENRAIDSINAALESPLLDVNISTATAAIVNVTGGEDMSISEAESIVEQVSNKIDPEARIIWGAHVDPELENAIRTMVIITGVKSDQILGKTDPLAQAGKTVRTQKFGIDFIS; translated from the coding sequence ATGGAACCCAGTATCTTTAACACAGTTTCTAAAGCGGCAAAACAAATCGATGACAAGGGAGAGATCATCGACAGCGAAGAATATCAGGCTAATATCATCGACGGTGAGGGCCAGATAGCTGCGCCGACTGACATCGGCATCTCCGACGAAGAAATCATGCAGATGATGAAGGAGATGAAGACCAACGTCGTGGTCGTCGGCTGTGGCGGAGGCGGCTCTAACTCGATCGCCCGCATGGCCCGGGAAGGCATCTCCGGAGCGAAGCTCTACGCAGTGAACACAGATGCACAGCACCTGCTGCACACTCACGCTGATAAAAAATTCCTCATCGGCAAAAAGCTCACCAGGGGATTTGGAGCAGGCAGCCTGCCGGAAGTCGGCGAAGGGGCTGCCAAAGAAAGCCTGAACGAGATCAAGGCAGCGCTGATCAAGTCCGACATGGTCTTCATCACGTGCGGCCTCGGCGGCGGCACGGGCACCGGCTCTGCGCCGGTAGTAGCCCAGGCGGCCAAAGAATCGGGCGCGCTGACCATCGCCGTCGTCACGACCCCTTTCAAGGCAGAAGGCGCGATTCGCAAGCGGAATGCCGACTGGGGCCTGGCAAAGCTCAGGGAATCTGCTGACACCGTCATTGTAGTGCCGAACGATAAGCTGCTGGAAGTAGTGCCGGACCTGCCGGTCCAGAAGGCCTTCCGGGTGGCGGATGCAGTGCTGACGCACGCGGTCAAGGGCATCACCGAGCTGGTCACCAAGCCGGGCCTCGTAAACCTCGACTTCGCCGATATCCGCACCGTCATGTCCAACGGCGGCGTGGCTATGATCGGCCTGGGAGAAGGCAGCGGCGAGAACAGGGCTATCGACTCGATCAACGCGGCGCTTGAAAGCCCGCTGCTGGACGTGAACATTTCCACGGCTACCGCGGCCATCGTCAACGTGACGGGCGGCGAAGACATGAGTATCAGCGAGGCGGAAAGCATCGTCGAGCAGGTATCCAACAAGATCGATCCTGAGGCCCGTATCATCTGGGGCGCTCACGTCGACCCTGAGCTGGAGAACGCTATCCGGACCATGGTAATCATCACTGGGGTGAAGTCCGACCAGATACTCGGTAAAACTGATCCTCTGGCCCAGGCTGGCAAGACCGTTCGGACACAAAAGTTCGGCATAGACTTCATATCCTGA
- a CDS encoding protein translocase SEC61 complex subunit gamma — protein sequence MAEKATQNQFSLETITGVLKQYYRIIQLTRKPTNEEFFTIAKVAGAGILLIGVIGFAIYLIMVQLPKLVGF from the coding sequence GTGGCAGAGAAGGCAACTCAAAATCAGTTCTCGCTGGAAACCATAACCGGCGTGTTAAAACAGTATTACAGGATCATTCAGCTGACGCGCAAGCCGACCAATGAGGAGTTCTTTACCATCGCCAAGGTGGCCGGTGCCGGCATTCTGCTGATTGGAGTCATCGGTTTCGCAATCTACCTGATCATGGTACAGCTGCCTAAGCTCGTAGGCTTCTAA
- a CDS encoding transcription elongation factor Spt5 gives MADEAAQQAIPKSAIFAVKTTANQERSVANLIAMVTRKENLDIRSVLVPEELKGYVLVESPMAEIVEDCIKNIPHAKAVVRGASSITEVQHFLAPKPTVTGISEGDIVELTAGPFKGEKARVKRIDEAKEEITVELSEAMVPIPVTVRGDIVRVLSKEETGAKK, from the coding sequence ATGGCAGACGAAGCAGCCCAGCAGGCCATTCCGAAGTCGGCGATCTTCGCCGTGAAAACGACCGCCAACCAGGAGCGGTCGGTGGCGAACCTCATCGCCATGGTTACCCGAAAGGAAAATCTGGACATACGCTCGGTGCTCGTACCCGAAGAACTGAAAGGCTACGTTCTGGTAGAGTCTCCCATGGCGGAGATCGTAGAGGACTGCATCAAGAACATTCCCCACGCCAAAGCCGTAGTGCGCGGCGCGTCATCGATCACTGAGGTTCAGCACTTCCTGGCGCCCAAGCCGACTGTCACCGGCATATCCGAGGGCGACATCGTCGAGCTTACCGCCGGCCCGTTCAAGGGCGAAAAGGCCAGAGTCAAGAGGATCGACGAGGCCAAGGAAGAGATCACGGTCGAGCTCTCCGAAGCCATGGTGCCCATCCCTGTCACTGTCAGAGGCGACATCGTCCGGGTGCTGAGCAAGGAAGAGACCGGCGCAAAGAAATAA